From a region of the Dickeya poaceiphila genome:
- the gspE gene encoding type II secretion system protein GspE encodes MTQDTQHPELQLLCRRYHALLLDMDEQVISVAVAGPVAEDLIAALRFASHRRVLVEQWPAARLEQQLTSPQAEEITAPYQADAVTSEEPDDTPVVQFINQMLKLAVQRRASDIHIEPLPAGYRVRLRIDGVLHEIPSAPDLPANRMIARLKIMGKLNIAERRLPQDGQFSLRLEQHVYSLRIATLPVQGGEKVVLRVLQTQQQALELDALGLQHHALQQLKQTLNLPQGLILVTGPTGSGKTFTLYSAIRWLNDVSRNICSVEDPVEIPLSGINQTAIHAPGQLDFARVLRALLRQDPDVIMIGEIRDAETAEIAVKAAQTGHLVLSTLHTNSALDTLARLEHLGIPGYLLAAALKLVIAQRLVRRLCPHCRQLDEDMTTLPDTLWRGPLRQWRASGCEHCFSGYYGRAAIYDLLPITPEIQQSLSGSAALSDNGLPLPLQQRPLRPDNRLLSAGLALVHEGITSLEEVYRVVGDDIE; translated from the coding sequence ATGACTCAAGACACACAACATCCTGAGCTACAACTACTTTGCCGACGTTATCACGCTCTGCTGCTGGATATGGACGAACAGGTGATTTCTGTTGCCGTGGCGGGACCGGTTGCGGAAGATCTGATTGCTGCACTGCGGTTCGCCAGCCATCGGCGAGTGCTGGTGGAACAATGGCCCGCCGCACGACTAGAGCAGCAGCTCACCTCGCCACAGGCTGAAGAGATTACCGCGCCTTATCAAGCCGACGCGGTAACGTCAGAAGAACCTGATGATACGCCAGTAGTCCAGTTCATCAACCAGATGCTGAAACTGGCAGTCCAACGGCGTGCTTCCGATATCCATATCGAACCCTTACCTGCCGGTTATCGCGTCAGGCTACGTATTGACGGGGTGTTGCATGAAATCCCATCCGCCCCGGATTTGCCAGCAAACCGAATGATTGCCCGCCTCAAAATTATGGGGAAACTCAATATCGCAGAACGGCGCTTGCCACAAGACGGCCAGTTCAGCCTCCGGCTGGAACAACACGTCTATTCACTACGCATCGCTACCCTGCCCGTCCAGGGCGGCGAGAAGGTTGTGTTAAGGGTATTGCAGACACAGCAACAAGCACTGGAGCTGGATGCATTGGGCCTGCAACATCACGCGCTACAGCAACTCAAGCAAACGCTAAACCTGCCACAAGGCCTGATTTTGGTTACCGGTCCCACCGGCAGCGGCAAGACATTCACGCTGTATAGCGCGATCCGCTGGCTGAATGACGTCAGTCGCAATATTTGCAGCGTGGAAGATCCGGTAGAGATTCCATTATCAGGAATCAACCAGACGGCTATCCATGCGCCAGGTCAGTTGGATTTCGCCAGAGTATTGCGCGCGCTACTGCGCCAGGACCCAGACGTGATCATGATTGGCGAAATCCGCGATGCCGAAACCGCAGAGATTGCCGTCAAGGCTGCACAGACCGGTCATCTGGTCCTGTCCACCCTGCATACTAACTCTGCTCTTGATACGCTGGCTCGTCTGGAGCATCTGGGCATCCCCGGTTATCTACTGGCCGCGGCGCTCAAACTGGTGATCGCCCAGCGACTGGTCAGACGATTATGCCCACACTGTCGCCAGTTGGACGAAGACATGACCACCTTGCCTGATACGCTATGGCGCGGCCCACTACGGCAATGGCGGGCGTCAGGATGTGAACACTGCTTTTCCGGTTACTACGGTCGGGCAGCTATTTATGATCTACTACCGATCACACCTGAGATACAGCAGTCCTTGTCCGGCTCTGCCGCATTATCTGACAACGGCCTGCCACTCCCCTTACAACAACGCCCCTTACGACCGGACAACCGACTGCTCTCCGCCGGGCTGGCGCTGGTTCACGAAGGCATCACCTCGCTGGAAGAAGTCTATCGTGTTGTAGGGGATGACATTGAATAG
- the ampE gene encoding beta-lactamase regulator AmpE yields the protein MTLFSLLLVLGWERLFKRGEHWQLDHHLERMFRHLSAPSLLQTLLLSIMGMAVVLAAQWVLSGWLFGLPLLLLWIAVGLLCIGAGEIRQHYHRYIQAAQRGEVDACREMAEELALIHGLPLDASEHERLRELQNALLWLNFRFYLAPLFWFIAAGHYGPVALVGYTVLRARQCCLARHHTPLERANSGVDTLLHWLDWIPVRLAGAAYALLGHGEKALPAWFAAIMDVHSSQYWVLTKLAQFSLERESHGDPIATPRAAVSLAKKVTLALVVVVALLTIYGTLV from the coding sequence ATGACGTTGTTTAGCTTATTGCTGGTCCTGGGGTGGGAGCGGTTGTTTAAGCGTGGTGAACATTGGCAATTGGATCACCATCTGGAACGGATGTTCCGTCATCTTTCCGCGCCATCGTTGTTGCAAACATTGCTGTTATCTATTATGGGAATGGCGGTGGTGTTGGCGGCGCAGTGGGTGCTCAGCGGCTGGCTGTTTGGTTTGCCGTTGTTACTGTTGTGGATCGCTGTCGGCTTGTTGTGCATCGGCGCAGGCGAAATACGCCAGCATTACCACCGTTATATTCAGGCTGCTCAGCGCGGTGAAGTGGATGCCTGCCGGGAAATGGCCGAGGAACTGGCGTTGATTCATGGTTTGCCATTGGATGCCAGCGAACATGAGCGGCTAAGGGAATTACAAAATGCGTTGTTGTGGCTAAATTTCCGCTTTTATCTGGCCCCGTTGTTTTGGTTTATCGCCGCAGGCCATTACGGCCCGGTGGCGCTGGTCGGTTACACCGTGTTGCGTGCCCGGCAGTGTTGTCTGGCTCGTCATCATACACCGCTGGAACGGGCGAATTCCGGTGTCGATACTTTACTGCATTGGCTGGACTGGATTCCGGTAAGGTTGGCGGGTGCGGCTTATGCACTGTTGGGGCACGGTGAGAAAGCATTGCCGGCCTGGTTTGCCGCCATTATGGATGTGCATTCTTCTCAGTATTGGGTGCTGACAAAGCTGGCGCAGTTTTCACTGGAACGGGAATCGCATGGCGACCCGATTGCTACGCCGAGAGCGGCAGTCTCGCTGGCGAAAAAGGTTACGTTGGCGCTGGTGGTGGTCGTGGCGTTGCTGACTATCTACGGTACGCTGGTATAA
- a CDS encoding nucleoside-specific channel-forming protein Tsx, translating to MKKILAACAISTLSYSLPTLADNNAPQYLSDWWHQSINVVGSYHTRFGPQLNNDVYLEYEAFARKDWFDFYGYVDVPKTFGAGNTPDRGIWDKGSPLFMEIEPRFSIDKLTNTQLGFGPFKEWYVANNIIYDQGRNNDSRQSTWYVGLGTDINTGTDLSLSANIYAKYQGQNYSAPNEDRWDGYRFKIKYFYPLTSLWGGKLTYIGFTNFDFGSDLANNAGPSRTSNAIASSHILALNYDHWHYSVVARYFHNGGQWADGTELDFGRGPFNVRTTGWGYYLVAGYNF from the coding sequence ATGAAGAAAATCCTTGCTGCTTGTGCAATCAGCACATTGTCATACAGTTTACCCACCCTTGCAGATAACAACGCGCCGCAATACCTCTCTGATTGGTGGCACCAGAGCATCAATGTGGTAGGCAGTTATCACACGCGTTTCGGACCTCAGTTAAACAATGATGTGTATCTGGAATACGAAGCCTTCGCCCGCAAGGACTGGTTTGATTTTTATGGCTACGTCGATGTGCCAAAAACCTTTGGTGCAGGCAACACGCCTGACCGTGGTATCTGGGATAAAGGTTCTCCGCTGTTCATGGAAATTGAACCCCGCTTCTCGATTGATAAGTTAACCAATACACAGTTAGGCTTCGGCCCATTCAAAGAGTGGTACGTCGCTAATAACATCATCTACGATCAGGGCCGTAATAACGACTCACGCCAAAGCACCTGGTACGTAGGTCTGGGTACCGATATCAATACCGGCACCGATCTGTCGTTGTCCGCTAATATCTATGCCAAATACCAGGGGCAGAACTACAGCGCGCCGAATGAAGATCGTTGGGACGGTTACCGTTTCAAAATTAAATACTTCTACCCACTCACGTCGTTGTGGGGCGGCAAGCTGACCTATATCGGCTTCACCAACTTCGACTTCGGCTCCGATCTGGCTAATAACGCCGGTCCGTCTCGTACCAGCAATGCCATTGCTTCGAGCCATATTCTGGCGTTGAATTATGACCACTGGCACTACTCGGTTGTCGCCCGTTACTTCCATAACGGCGGCCAGTGGGCCGACGGCACCGAGCTGGATTTTGGCCGAGGTCCATTCAACGTCCGCACCACCGGATGGGGTTATTATCTGGTGGCCGGTTACAACTTCTAA
- a CDS encoding amino acid permease, producing the protein MQDQQDGTLQRGLKNRHIQLIALGGAVGTGLFLGIAQTIKMAGPSVLLGYAIGGLIAFFIMRQLGEMVVEEPVAGSFSHFAYKYWGNFAGFASGWNYWVLYVLVAMAELSAVGIYIQYWWPGIPTWVSAAVFFVLINAINLANVKMYGELEFWFAIIKVVAIVGMIVFGGWLLLSGQGGPEATITNLWAQGGFFPNGISGLVMAMAVIMFSFGGLELVGITAAEADKPEESIPRATNQVIYRILIFYVGSLTVLLSLYPWGKVVEGGSPFVMIFHALNSELVANILNLVVLTAALSVYNSCVYCNSRMLYGLAKQGNGPQSLLKVDSRGVPVVAIGISALATALCVLINYLLPGKAFELLMALVVSALVINWAMISLAHLKFRAAKEREGATTRFKALWFPFGNYLCLAFMAGILVIMYLTPGIQISVLLIPVWLLVLGIGYRFKKHQ; encoded by the coding sequence ATGCAAGATCAACAAGACGGTACGCTGCAACGCGGCTTAAAAAACCGTCACATACAGTTGATTGCTCTGGGAGGCGCGGTAGGTACCGGGCTGTTTCTCGGTATCGCGCAAACAATCAAAATGGCTGGGCCATCCGTCCTGCTGGGCTACGCGATAGGTGGTCTGATCGCATTTTTCATCATGCGCCAGTTAGGCGAAATGGTGGTGGAAGAGCCGGTTGCCGGTTCATTCAGCCACTTTGCCTATAAATACTGGGGCAACTTTGCCGGTTTCGCCTCTGGCTGGAACTACTGGGTGCTCTACGTGCTGGTCGCTATGGCGGAACTGAGCGCCGTCGGCATCTACATTCAATACTGGTGGCCCGGCATTCCCACCTGGGTTTCCGCTGCCGTATTCTTTGTGCTGATCAACGCCATTAACCTCGCCAACGTGAAAATGTACGGCGAACTGGAATTCTGGTTTGCGATTATCAAGGTGGTGGCTATTGTCGGCATGATCGTGTTCGGCGGTTGGCTGCTGCTGAGCGGTCAGGGTGGTCCTGAAGCCACCATCACCAACCTCTGGGCACAGGGGGGATTCTTCCCCAACGGCATCAGCGGTCTGGTGATGGCAATGGCGGTTATCATGTTCTCTTTTGGCGGCCTGGAACTGGTGGGTATTACTGCTGCCGAAGCAGATAAACCGGAAGAAAGCATTCCTCGCGCCACCAATCAGGTCATCTATCGTATCCTGATTTTCTATGTCGGTTCGCTGACTGTCCTGCTGTCACTCTACCCATGGGGTAAAGTCGTGGAAGGCGGCAGCCCGTTCGTCATGATTTTCCATGCACTGAACAGTGAATTGGTCGCCAACATCCTGAATCTCGTGGTGCTGACAGCGGCGCTGTCGGTATACAACAGTTGTGTCTACTGCAACAGCCGTATGCTGTACGGTCTGGCTAAACAGGGGAATGGCCCACAGTCTCTGCTGAAAGTAGATAGCCGCGGCGTGCCGGTCGTAGCGATTGGCATTTCCGCACTGGCTACCGCACTGTGCGTACTGATTAACTATCTGCTGCCGGGCAAAGCGTTTGAACTGCTGATGGCGCTGGTGGTGTCTGCTCTGGTGATCAACTGGGCGATGATAAGCCTGGCGCACTTGAAATTCCGTGCCGCCAAAGAGCGCGAAGGGGCCACAACCCGGTTCAAAGCACTGTGGTTCCCCTTCGGCAACTACCTGTGTCTGGCGTTTATGGCTGGCATTCTGGTGATCATGTACCTGACGCCGGGCATCCAGATTTCCGTCTTATTGATTCCAGTCTGGCTGTTAGTGCTGGGCATCGGCTATCGCTTTAAAAAGCATCAATAA
- the nadC gene encoding carboxylating nicotinate-nucleotide diphosphorylase produces the protein MTTRRYSQEQRQAELLSRIEQDIPVSVQLALREDLGGDVNPEHDITAQLLPAETAANAVIITREAGIFCGQRWLDEVFRQLGDQITIDWLVRDGDILTENQPLCRLHGPSRILLTGERTALNFLQTLSGVATEVSRYATKLAGTRTRLLDTRKTLPGLRTALKYAVLCGGGSNHRLGLTDAFLIKENHIIAAGSIKQAVEKAFQLRSDVPVEVEVETLDELQHALNAGADIIMLDNFTLAAIREAVTLTNGRALLEVSGNVTLQTLPDYAATGVDYISVGALTKHVQALDLSMRFS, from the coding sequence ATGACAACACGTCGTTATAGTCAGGAACAGCGTCAGGCTGAGCTGCTCAGCCGCATTGAGCAGGATATCCCCGTCAGTGTACAGCTGGCACTGCGTGAAGACCTGGGGGGAGACGTCAACCCGGAGCACGATATCACCGCGCAATTATTGCCAGCAGAAACGGCAGCCAACGCAGTCATTATTACCCGCGAAGCTGGCATTTTCTGTGGGCAACGCTGGCTCGACGAAGTGTTCCGCCAGTTAGGCGACCAGATCACCATCGACTGGTTAGTCCGCGATGGTGATATCCTGACGGAAAACCAGCCGCTGTGCCGACTGCACGGGCCGTCTCGCATACTGCTCACCGGTGAACGCACCGCACTGAATTTCCTGCAAACGCTCAGTGGCGTAGCTACCGAAGTCAGCCGTTATGCAACGAAACTGGCAGGGACCCGCACCCGGTTGCTGGATACACGAAAAACGTTGCCTGGCTTGCGCACTGCACTTAAATACGCGGTATTGTGCGGCGGTGGAAGCAATCATCGCCTCGGCCTGACGGATGCGTTTCTGATCAAGGAAAACCACATTATCGCCGCCGGCTCTATCAAACAGGCTGTCGAGAAAGCCTTCCAACTGCGTAGCGATGTGCCGGTAGAGGTTGAGGTAGAAACACTGGACGAATTGCAACACGCTCTGAACGCTGGCGCGGATATCATTATGCTGGACAACTTCACTCTGGCGGCCATCCGCGAAGCAGTAACACTGACAAATGGGCGTGCTCTGTTGGAAGTCTCCGGCAATGTGACATTGCAAACACTGCCGGATTACGCCGCCACCGGTGTCGACTATATCTCGGTCGGCGCACTGACCAAACATGTGCAGGCACTCGATCTGTCGATGCGTTTCAGTTAA
- the ppdD gene encoding prepilin peptidase-dependent pilin: protein MTQQGFSLIELMVVIVIIAILSALGIPAYQGYLQKAAMTDMLQTMSAYKTAVDLCSLSNAGLEGCNAGSQGIPTPTTSRYVSAVSINQGVITLTGQSTLQGLSVIMTPALDAQNGASRWTRACRTSTDAESLRQACEDVFRFDATGG from the coding sequence ATGACACAACAAGGATTTTCATTAATTGAACTGATGGTGGTCATCGTCATCATCGCCATTCTTAGCGCACTGGGGATTCCGGCATATCAAGGCTATCTGCAAAAAGCCGCCATGACTGACATGCTGCAAACCATGAGCGCCTATAAAACCGCGGTGGATCTCTGCAGCCTCAGCAATGCAGGATTAGAAGGATGTAATGCAGGTAGCCAGGGGATTCCAACACCGACAACATCACGCTATGTCAGCGCGGTTTCGATCAATCAGGGCGTCATTACCCTGACGGGTCAATCGACACTGCAAGGACTGAGCGTCATCATGACACCGGCTCTGGATGCGCAGAACGGCGCATCTCGCTGGACAAGGGCCTGCCGCACCAGTACCGATGCAGAGAGCCTGCGTCAGGCATGTGAAGACGTCTTTCGTTTTGACGCTACCGGTGGGTGA
- the pdhR gene encoding pyruvate dehydrogenase complex transcriptional repressor PdhR, translating into MAYSKIRQPKLSDVIEQQLEFLILEGTLRPGEKLPPERELAKQFEVSRPSLREAIQRLEAKGLLLRRQGGGTFVQNNLWQSVSDPLAELLSNHPESQFDLLETRHALEGIAAYYAALRGTEEDLQRIRDCHAHIETAREASDLEGESEAVMHYQVAVTEAAHNVVLLHLLRCMGPMLEQNVRQNFELLYLSREVLTQVSSHRARIFEAIVAREPEKAREASHRHLAFIEEVLLELNREHSRRERSLRRLQQRKD; encoded by the coding sequence ATGGCTTACAGCAAGATCCGTCAACCCAAACTGTCAGATGTGATTGAACAACAACTGGAGTTTTTGATCCTTGAGGGAACCTTGCGCCCCGGTGAAAAGTTGCCGCCGGAACGCGAACTGGCAAAACAGTTTGAGGTTTCCCGTCCTTCCCTGCGCGAGGCGATTCAGCGGCTGGAAGCAAAAGGGTTACTGTTACGCCGTCAGGGTGGCGGTACCTTTGTCCAGAACAATCTTTGGCAGAGTGTTAGCGATCCGCTGGCGGAACTGCTGAGTAATCATCCAGAATCTCAGTTCGACCTCCTTGAAACCCGTCATGCCCTTGAAGGTATTGCTGCTTATTATGCCGCGTTGCGTGGCACAGAAGAGGATTTGCAGCGCATCCGTGATTGTCATGCCCATATTGAAACGGCGCGTGAAGCTAGCGACCTGGAAGGGGAATCAGAGGCGGTCATGCATTATCAGGTAGCGGTGACCGAGGCGGCGCATAACGTAGTGCTGTTGCACCTGTTACGCTGTATGGGACCGATGCTCGAACAAAACGTCAGACAGAATTTTGAGTTGCTTTATCTGAGTCGTGAAGTGCTGACGCAGGTGAGTAGCCATCGTGCCAGAATTTTTGAGGCGATTGTTGCCCGCGAGCCAGAAAAAGCACGCGAAGCATCGCATCGTCATCTGGCTTTTATTGAGGAAGTATTGCTGGAACTTAACCGGGAACATAGTCGGCGGGAACGCTCGTTACGCCGGCTCCAGCAACGCAAGGATTAG
- the ampD gene encoding 1,6-anhydro-N-acetylmuramyl-L-alanine amidase AmpD, giving the protein MKVEHGWLTGVRRVLSPHQDERPQGELPSLLVIHNISLPPGEFGGPYIDQLFTGTLDGEDHPYFAAICHLRVSAHCLIRRTGEIIQYVAFDQRAWHAGLSQFEGRERCNDFAIGIELEGTDMLPFTSEQYARLAEVTFLLSATYGITPERITGHSDIAPGRKTDPGPAFDWVRYQQLWQTLPEQGE; this is encoded by the coding sequence ATGAAAGTGGAGCATGGCTGGCTGACCGGTGTCAGACGCGTTCTGTCACCACATCAGGATGAGCGTCCGCAAGGGGAGTTACCTTCTTTGCTGGTGATTCACAACATCAGTCTGCCTCCGGGGGAGTTTGGTGGACCTTACATTGATCAACTCTTTACCGGTACGCTGGATGGGGAAGACCATCCCTATTTTGCGGCAATATGTCATCTGCGAGTGTCAGCGCATTGCCTGATCCGACGTACCGGTGAAATCATACAATATGTGGCGTTTGATCAACGGGCCTGGCACGCAGGGCTATCACAGTTTGAAGGACGAGAGCGCTGTAATGATTTCGCTATTGGTATTGAGCTGGAAGGTACCGATATGCTGCCGTTTACCTCAGAACAGTATGCCCGGCTGGCGGAGGTTACCTTCTTGCTGAGTGCAACCTATGGTATTACGCCTGAGCGTATTACCGGGCATAGTGATATTGCGCCGGGACGTAAGACTGATCCCGGTCCCGCATTCGATTGGGTACGATATCAACAGTTATGGCAGACGCTACCGGAACAAGGGGAGTAA
- the hofC gene encoding protein transport protein HofC, translated as MAVQKLYHWQALRSDGEPCSGERIGFGRGEIYQYLLELGYQPLHLKTGQYLTPRYWQGPQLSIIIRQLATLLQAGLPLLDALDLLGRQHEKAGWRCLLQEVRLQVGQGRSLSEVLLDYPDVFPVMCSSLISVGELTGKLDECCARLANYQEMQHQLTGKVIKALRYPVFVVVVGLLVTLLMLTLVLPEFAELYASFGAPLPWLTRMMLGLSDGLSRYGALLFTFPTVMLLAYRKLRRQKVAWQTREQQLLLKLPLLSTLVRSHCLSQIFHTLAMTQQAGLTLPSGLSAAATLNNPVYRQSLAELQSQLEQGIPLGQAIHGYPLLYPAPCQQLISVGEETGALDQLFARLAGWYENHTRQFADTLTQTLEPLLLVIVGGLVGTLVIAMYLPIFQLGNVLAGS; from the coding sequence ATGGCAGTACAAAAACTCTACCACTGGCAAGCGCTTCGCAGCGATGGTGAACCTTGCTCCGGCGAACGTATCGGCTTTGGGCGGGGGGAGATTTACCAATACCTGCTGGAACTTGGCTACCAGCCTCTGCACCTGAAAACCGGGCAGTACCTAACCCCGCGTTACTGGCAAGGTCCCCAGTTATCAATCATCATCCGGCAGTTAGCTACACTGCTACAAGCCGGATTACCGTTACTGGATGCACTGGACCTACTTGGCCGTCAGCACGAAAAAGCAGGCTGGCGCTGCCTGTTGCAGGAAGTCCGCCTGCAAGTCGGTCAGGGGCGTTCGCTGTCAGAAGTGCTATTGGATTATCCCGACGTCTTCCCGGTGATGTGCAGCTCGTTGATATCTGTCGGCGAATTGACAGGAAAACTGGATGAATGCTGTGCCCGATTGGCAAATTACCAGGAGATGCAACACCAGTTAACGGGAAAAGTTATAAAAGCCTTGCGCTATCCGGTGTTTGTCGTTGTTGTAGGGCTACTGGTCACACTACTGATGCTGACGCTGGTGTTACCGGAATTCGCTGAATTGTACGCCTCCTTTGGCGCGCCGCTTCCCTGGCTAACGCGCATGATGCTGGGTTTATCGGATGGATTAAGCCGTTATGGTGCGCTGTTGTTCACTTTTCCTACGGTAATGTTACTGGCTTATCGGAAATTACGGCGGCAAAAAGTAGCATGGCAAACACGAGAGCAACAGCTACTACTGAAACTACCGCTGCTATCCACACTGGTACGAAGCCATTGTCTGAGCCAAATCTTTCATACCCTGGCTATGACACAACAGGCGGGATTAACACTCCCGTCCGGACTCAGCGCGGCTGCAACATTAAACAACCCGGTTTACCGGCAATCGCTCGCGGAGCTCCAAAGCCAGCTTGAACAAGGCATTCCACTTGGGCAAGCCATCCATGGTTATCCGTTGCTTTACCCTGCGCCCTGCCAGCAACTTATTAGTGTCGGAGAGGAAACAGGTGCGCTGGATCAGCTATTTGCCCGACTGGCAGGCTGGTATGAAAATCATACCCGACAGTTTGCAGATACACTGACGCAAACACTGGAACCGTTATTGCTGGTCATCGTCGGCGGACTGGTGGGAACGCTGGTCATCGCCATGTATCTGCCGATTTTCCAGTTGGGGAATGTACTGGCAGGCTCCTGA